A single region of the Nitrososphaerota archaeon genome encodes:
- a CDS encoding PAS domain S-box protein codes for MAALRGEPTEVKEVEVLRKQTAENEYKVMFEHLPQRIFYKNKNLRYLSCNNNYARDLEITPDEIVGKTDYDFYPKKLADKYRADDRSIIESGKAKELEEKYILQGQEIFVHTIKTPVKNKNGDIGVLGVFWDVTEHKQIEKSLEAAIVKVEEEKNKSEAIIEALGDGLIIQDMNYKILFQNSLQNKLFGDHVGELCYRAYEGRDAICEDCPIELSFKDGKIHKTIRRIPTDKGALFYELTSSPLMDSEGNIVAGIKIVRDITEQKRAEEKLAESEERLRRIIEQSGDGVVLVNEQGIIVEWNESEAQITGLKRSDVVGTPIWEAQLRVAPEEKRTPGRLEQMRDGILAAINTGHAPWLNKLFENEIQRPDGARRIIQSSLFITKTSKDAMIGSVSRDITEQKQAKEKLQRAKNLSDTLNRINIEINSTLDLDEILQHVVDGCVEAVGAETGVILLKEKHRWNVKYLNKRLKEQRPEFLNLQLEENLLPAAVRAINTGKPVAVDDSYNDEASNQEMVRRYGIRSHLVTPLISRGTAEGVLMLMYNSAPTAFDKNTIDFVSKVATAVSLALENTRLFEEQKQVEEELRKARDELEVRVQDRTTDLVRTNRALEIEVNERRQIENALRKSEERFRQVAQSSGSWIWEVNSEGLYTYSNPTVEKILGYSPEEIVGKNHFYDFFVPELREDLKKAALDVFAKKESFKSFLNPNVDKNGNIVFLETSGLPILDEQGNLLGYRGADADVTEQKLGEDELREREHSYRALAENLPGIVYRIFLRENERMQFFNDMVQPMTGYTAEELTNGDVCTIDSLILAADRDRVISAAKSAVANNQPFQLEYRIMNKDGSIRHFYERGRPVYGTDGKPIYVDGVIFDISERKKADEKLLEQADLLDKAQDAILVRDLKNSIIYWNRGAERLYGWKAEEVLGKNADEMLYREKPAILNEAQQAVIGNGEWVGELPQVTKDGREVIVQARWTLVQDDEGKPKSILTINTDMTEKKNLEAQLLRAQRMEVVGTLAGGIAHDINNVLTPIMLSLYVLKGKLKDEDSENLVEILETSTKRGASLIKQIQTFSRGGEGERKATKIGDVISEVGKMIKETFPKNIEVRTYLDSNLQTISGNATELHQVIMNLCVNARDAMPNGGTLGISAENITMDEKDTHTNVEAKVGSYVGIIVSDTGTGISKKIIDKIFDPFFTTKEFGKGTGLGLATALAIVKGHGGFMNVYSEVGKGSTFKIYLPATTQVEIEPAEEHPKPPMGHGETILVAEDKKSIREITAAMLEAYGYKTITANNGMEAIAIYMQNMSRVKVILIDMMMPIMDGPATVRTLRKINPKLKIIAVSGLVGKNKYNDTIGTVQAFLNKPYTTETVAKTIHEVLELPY; via the coding sequence TTGGCTGCGCTTCGCGGAGAACCTACTGAGGTAAAGGAAGTGGAGGTTCTGCGTAAGCAGACTGCTGAAAATGAGTATAAGGTGATGTTTGAGCATCTTCCACAGAGAATATTCTACAAAAACAAGAACCTTCGCTATCTGTCCTGCAACAACAATTATGCTCGTGATTTGGAAATCACACCTGACGAAATTGTCGGTAAGACGGATTATGACTTCTATCCTAAGAAGTTAGCCGACAAATACAGGGCTGACGACAGGAGTATTATAGAGTCAGGTAAAGCTAAGGAGTTAGAGGAGAAATATATCCTACAGGGGCAAGAAATATTTGTCCACACCATCAAGACGCCTGTTAAAAATAAGAACGGTGACATAGGTGTATTAGGTGTTTTCTGGGATGTCACAGAGCATAAGCAGATTGAGAAGAGTCTAGAGGCAGCCATAGTAAAGGTGGAGGAGGAGAAGAACAAGTCAGAGGCAATTATCGAAGCTCTTGGCGACGGTCTCATAATTCAGGACATGAATTATAAGATCCTTTTCCAGAACAGTCTTCAGAACAAACTGTTTGGCGACCACGTTGGTGAACTCTGCTATAGAGCGTACGAAGGAAGAGACGCTATCTGTGAAGATTGCCCTATTGAACTATCGTTTAAGGATGGAAAGATACACAAAACGATAAGACGCATACCCACAGATAAAGGGGCGCTGTTTTATGAACTTACTTCATCGCCGTTGATGGATTCTGAGGGAAATATTGTAGCAGGGATCAAGATTGTTAGAGATATTACAGAGCAGAAGCGTGCTGAGGAGAAGCTTGCCGAAAGTGAAGAAAGACTTCGCAGGATTATTGAACAGTCTGGAGACGGCGTCGTTCTGGTCAACGAACAGGGAATTATAGTAGAATGGAATGAAAGCGAAGCACAGATTACCGGCCTTAAGCGTTCTGACGTAGTAGGCACACCTATTTGGGAAGCGCAGCTACGTGTTGCACCTGAGGAGAAAAGAACTCCGGGAAGACTTGAACAGATGAGGGACGGTATCCTTGCAGCTATCAATACTGGACATGCACCTTGGTTGAATAAATTATTTGAAAACGAAATTCAGCGACCCGATGGAGCAAGGCGAATAATTCAGTCGTCACTTTTTATCACTAAAACAAGCAAAGACGCTATGATAGGAAGCGTCTCCCGTGATATTACGGAGCAAAAGCAGGCTAAGGAGAAGTTGCAGAGAGCAAAAAATCTAAGCGACACTTTAAATAGAATCAATATCGAAATAAATTCGACGCTTGACCTCGATGAGATTCTGCAACATGTCGTGGATGGATGCGTTGAAGCGGTAGGCGCGGAAACCGGCGTAATACTGCTGAAGGAAAAACACCGATGGAATGTTAAGTACCTCAATAAGAGATTGAAAGAGCAACGCCCAGAGTTTCTTAATCTGCAACTCGAAGAAAACCTGCTCCCTGCAGCAGTACGCGCCATTAACACCGGTAAACCTGTAGCCGTCGATGACTCATACAATGATGAAGCATCTAATCAGGAAATGGTTAGGAGATACGGTATTAGATCACACTTAGTCACGCCGCTCATCTCCAGAGGAACAGCCGAAGGGGTTTTGATGCTCATGTATAACTCGGCTCCAACTGCCTTCGATAAGAATACGATTGATTTTGTCAGCAAAGTAGCGACGGCGGTCTCACTAGCATTAGAAAACACACGCCTCTTCGAAGAGCAAAAGCAGGTCGAGGAGGAGCTACGTAAAGCACGAGATGAGTTGGAAGTAAGGGTTCAAGATAGAACTACTGATCTGGTCAGGACAAACAGGGCATTAGAAATTGAAGTTAATGAACGAAGACAGATAGAAAACGCACTTAGGAAGAGTGAGGAACGGTTCAGACAAGTTGCTCAAAGCTCCGGCTCATGGATTTGGGAGGTTAACAGTGAGGGCTTATACACTTACTCAAACCCCACTGTTGAGAAGATACTTGGGTATAGCCCTGAAGAAATTGTTGGAAAAAACCACTTTTACGACTTCTTCGTGCCTGAGTTAAGGGAAGACCTTAAGAAAGCAGCACTCGACGTTTTTGCAAAGAAGGAATCGTTCAAATCGTTCCTTAATCCGAATGTCGATAAGAATGGTAACATTGTTTTCTTAGAGACAAGCGGGCTACCTATTCTTGATGAGCAAGGTAACCTTCTAGGCTACCGTGGCGCCGATGCCGACGTTACAGAACAAAAGCTCGGTGAAGACGAGCTAAGGGAGCGTGAACACTCATACCGAGCGCTCGCCGAAAACCTTCCAGGAATCGTCTACAGAATATTCCTTAGAGAAAACGAAAGAATGCAGTTTTTCAACGACATGGTTCAGCCGATGACTGGCTACACGGCTGAGGAGCTGACTAACGGCGATGTATGCACGATAGACTCACTAATTCTGGCTGCAGACAGAGACCGCGTAATAAGCGCCGCAAAAAGCGCTGTTGCGAACAATCAGCCGTTTCAGTTAGAGTACCGTATTATGAATAAGGACGGAAGTATTCGCCACTTTTATGAGCGCGGTCGACCGGTGTATGGTACAGATGGAAAGCCCATTTACGTTGACGGCGTAATTTTCGATATTTCGGAAAGGAAAAAGGCGGACGAGAAGTTGTTGGAGCAGGCCGATCTTCTCGACAAGGCACAGGACGCCATTCTAGTTAGAGACCTGAAAAACTCAATCATATATTGGAATAGGGGAGCTGAACGGCTCTACGGCTGGAAAGCGGAAGAAGTTCTAGGCAAGAATGCCGACGAGATGCTCTACAGAGAAAAGCCAGCCATCTTGAATGAAGCACAACAAGCCGTAATCGGCAATGGTGAATGGGTGGGCGAGCTACCTCAGGTGACCAAAGATGGTAGAGAAGTCATTGTTCAAGCCCGCTGGACCCTTGTGCAGGATGATGAGGGAAAACCGAAATCTATACTCACGATAAATACGGATATGACAGAAAAGAAGAACTTGGAAGCGCAGCTGCTCCGAGCTCAAAGAATGGAGGTTGTAGGCACACTAGCAGGAGGCATAGCGCATGACATAAACAATGTCCTCACACCAATAATGCTTTCACTATACGTATTGAAAGGAAAACTCAAAGATGAAGATAGTGAGAATCTCGTAGAGATACTTGAGACCAGCACCAAACGAGGAGCCAGCCTGATAAAGCAGATCCAGACTTTCTCCCGTGGTGGTGAAGGGGAACGCAAGGCCACCAAAATAGGTGATGTAATATCGGAGGTCGGGAAGATGATAAAGGAGACCTTCCCCAAGAATATCGAAGTCAGAACATACTTAGACAGCAACTTGCAAACCATCTCAGGCAACGCAACAGAGCTCCATCAAGTAATAATGAATCTTTGTGTAAATGCTCGAGACGCAATGCCCAACGGCGGCACCCTAGGTATCTCCGCCGAAAACATCACAATGGATGAGAAAGACACGCATACGAATGTAGAAGCAAAGGTAGGCTCTTATGTAGGCATAATCGTCTCAGATACTGGAACTGGAATTTCCAAGAAGATCATCGACAAAATCTTCGATCCGTTCTTCACCACAAAAGAGTTCGGAAAAGGCACAGGTCTAGGTTTAGCCACAGCCCTTGCGATAGTAAAGGGCCACGGAGGATTCATGAACGTGTACAGCGAAGTAGGAAAAGGATCAACGTTCAAAATTTACCTACCCGCAACCACCCAGGTTGAGATAGAGCCAGCAGAAGAGCATCCTAAACCACCTATGGGGCACGGAGAAACAATACTCGTCGCTGAAGATAAGAAGTCAATTCGTGAGATAACGGCTGCTATGCTCGAAGCGTATGGCTACAAGACTATTACTGCCAATAACGGGATGGAGGCCATTGCTATCTATATGCAGAACATGAGCAGAGTCAAAGTTATCCTCATCGATATGATGATGCCTATCATGGATGGCCCAGCCACCGTCAGAACACTACGCAAAATCAACCCGAAGCTAAAGATTATTGCAGTCAGCGGACTTGTTGGAAAGAACAAATACAATGACACCATCGGCACGGTACAAGCTTTTCTGAACAAACCCTACACAACCGAAACTGTGGCAAAAACGATACATGAAGTCCTAGAACTGCCGTATTGA
- a CDS encoding pyridoxamine 5'-phosphate oxidase family protein has protein sequence MPKLVRFTDREKRFLDTIEGCSITTVYPDNRPHIVPVNFLLIDGLFYIASDYNTRKVKNIQLNDKVALLFATFNPNRAMIIEGEASLLEHGPEFKHIYDLFYKRFSWVRNDPWSEGEAPFIIVKPVKKIRWGLKST, from the coding sequence ATGCCAAAACTTGTGAGATTTACTGATAGAGAGAAACGGTTCTTAGATACCATCGAAGGTTGCAGTATCACAACAGTTTACCCGGATAACCGACCCCACATCGTTCCTGTTAACTTTCTTCTCATAGATGGGCTGTTTTACATCGCTTCAGACTACAATACTAGGAAGGTGAAAAACATCCAGCTCAACGACAAGGTTGCTTTGCTCTTCGCAACTTTTAACCCGAACAGAGCAATGATAATCGAAGGTGAAGCATCCCTGCTTGAACACGGCCCTGAGTTCAAACATATCTACGACCTATTCTACAAAAGATTCTCATGGGTAAGAAATGATCCATGGAGTGAAGGTGAAGCGCCGTTTATTATAGTAAAACCTGTGAAGAAGATACGCTGGGGGCTTAAATCAACCTAA
- a CDS encoding MarR family transcriptional regulator → MQRKVEPDHVLMRTHRALVRSRARGLAKAGLSLPQFEVLRVISAKGPMSMGALSREMVVTPPNITGLIDRLEKQSLVKRAANANDRRASIIELTDAGKNLYDVLAKQQRTFLQNVLNALTSDERETLSTLLSRLRDEILRREGEA, encoded by the coding sequence ATGCAGCGAAAGGTCGAGCCGGATCACGTTCTTATGCGAACGCACAGGGCCCTAGTTAGGAGCCGGGCTCGAGGTCTTGCTAAGGCTGGTCTTAGCCTTCCACAATTCGAGGTTCTCCGAGTGATCTCAGCGAAGGGACCCATGTCTATGGGTGCGCTGAGCAGAGAGATGGTGGTAACTCCTCCAAACATCACGGGACTGATCGACCGACTTGAAAAGCAGAGTCTAGTGAAGAGAGCAGCTAATGCTAACGATAGGCGCGCATCAATAATAGAGCTGACTGACGCTGGAAAGAATCTCTATGATGTTCTAGCGAAGCAGCAGAGAACTTTCCTGCAAAATGTTTTGAACGCGCTCACTTCTGATGAGCGGGAGACCCTCTCCACTCTACTATCTAGGCTGAGGGATGAGATACTTCGAAGGGAGGGTGAAGCATGA
- a CDS encoding ATP-binding cassette domain-containing protein — MTDSVVTVENLIKTYPRITAVDGISFEIDEGEIFGFLGPNGAGKTTTIRMLLTLIKPTSGKITVFGVDALTAPAKVRQISGYVPQDVSVDGDLTGYENLLMYSKLYGVPKEGREKIIRSVLENMGLQDRSDDLVNTYSGGMMRRLELAQSLVNKPKVLFLDEPSIGLDPNARSIIWDFVKNLRNEFGTTIFITTHDMNEADALCDRIAFIDKGRLVAIGNPSQLKSTVGGDLLMLSSKTPGCGAMLKDLGYQIISNSPDGNFELLVSNGERVIPHLLEDLRDNGMIVESVALKKPTLEDVFQKYTGTKIAEEGETWAEVRRTRRTMRKLRR, encoded by the coding sequence ATGACCGATAGCGTAGTCACCGTTGAAAATCTCATCAAGACCTATCCTAGAATCACTGCGGTAGACGGCATCTCATTCGAAATCGATGAGGGCGAGATATTCGGCTTCCTAGGACCTAACGGCGCCGGTAAAACCACCACCATACGCATGCTGTTAACCCTCATTAAACCCACCTCCGGCAAAATCACTGTATTCGGCGTAGACGCCTTGACTGCTCCTGCGAAGGTGAGGCAGATATCTGGCTATGTCCCTCAAGATGTGTCAGTGGACGGTGATTTAACTGGTTACGAGAACCTCCTCATGTACTCAAAGTTGTACGGCGTGCCTAAGGAAGGCAGAGAGAAGATTATCAGATCTGTTTTGGAAAACATGGGTCTTCAAGATAGATCTGATGATTTGGTCAACACTTACTCTGGAGGTATGATGAGACGTCTAGAGCTGGCTCAGTCATTGGTGAATAAGCCGAAGGTACTGTTTCTCGATGAGCCCAGCATCGGTCTGGACCCGAATGCTAGGAGCATCATATGGGATTTCGTCAAGAATCTTAGGAACGAGTTCGGTACTACGATATTCATCACAACACATGATATGAATGAGGCGGATGCGTTGTGCGATAGAATAGCCTTCATAGACAAAGGCAGGCTAGTAGCTATAGGTAATCCTTCCCAGCTAAAGTCTACAGTAGGCGGCGATCTGTTAATGCTGAGTTCGAAGACACCCGGCTGTGGCGCCATGCTCAAAGATCTTGGTTACCAGATTATATCAAACTCCCCTGACGGCAACTTTGAGCTGCTCGTCTCAAACGGCGAACGTGTCATACCACATCTCTTAGAAGATCTCAGGGATAACGGGATGATTGTGGAGTCTGTTGCACTGAAGAAGCCTACCTTGGAGGACGTCTTCCAGAAGTACACCGGCACCAAAATAGCTGAAGAGGGCGAGACGTGGGCTGAGGTTAGAAGAACACGTAGAACCATGAGGAAGTTGAGGCGATGA
- a CDS encoding ABC transporter permease has protein sequence MNVIEYLSSILTLAEFELRKLRHDSSQIWIRGVQPALWLLIFGEAFSAVRGIPTGGFTYLQFMTPGILAQSVMFVAIFYGIALVWERDLGLLNKLLSTPVPRSAIVLGKALSASVRGVFQALVVLALAMILGVNLAVNPLSVLGVFFTIVLFGVCVSCLSIGLAPIFRTRERVMGIGQLLTMPLFFASNAIYPTSIMPDWLRAVTVVNPLSYAVDAMRALLVTGNFSTIPQDIVALLIATAVFATTASLTLKRMVS, from the coding sequence ATGAACGTAATTGAGTACCTGTCCAGCATTTTGACGCTCGCTGAGTTCGAGCTGCGGAAGCTCAGACATGATTCATCACAAATATGGATTAGAGGGGTACAGCCAGCACTGTGGTTACTCATATTCGGAGAGGCTTTTAGCGCAGTAAGAGGCATTCCAACAGGCGGATTCACCTATCTTCAATTCATGACTCCTGGCATCCTAGCCCAATCAGTAATGTTCGTAGCTATCTTCTACGGCATCGCTCTCGTGTGGGAGCGCGACTTGGGGCTGCTGAACAAACTTCTCTCCACACCGGTTCCGCGCTCAGCCATAGTATTAGGTAAGGCTCTATCCGCGAGTGTCAGAGGTGTCTTTCAGGCCTTAGTGGTTCTCGCCCTAGCCATGATCCTAGGCGTTAACCTAGCAGTAAACCCGCTCAGCGTGCTAGGCGTCTTCTTCACGATAGTCCTGTTCGGAGTATGCGTCTCATGTCTAAGCATAGGTCTCGCCCCCATATTCAGAACCCGTGAACGTGTAATGGGAATTGGTCAACTGCTCACTATGCCTCTCTTCTTCGCAAGTAATGCAATCTACCCCACATCGATTATGCCTGATTGGCTCAGAGCAGTCACGGTCGTAAACCCCCTCAGCTACGCTGTGGACGCTATGCGCGCGCTTCTTGTCACAGGTAACTTCTCCACTATCCCGCAGGACATAGTTGCTCTGCTCATCGCCACTGCAGTTTTTGCCACTACGGCCAGCCTTACACTAAAACGAATGGTATCGTGA
- a CDS encoding PCYCGC domain-containing protein, with translation MPKHNFKPKKKEKSSGNTFAIIFLVVIVAAGGGIFYMTATKSHADTGNMNLPSYAYTTDQVTQAYVASAKMSDLFQYMPCYCGCAAMAHPVPHKNLRDCFHDENGVWNQHAAGCSTCDDIALIVWNEINGGKTPIEVRNLIDKQYSNGNFPPSTPTPMPPA, from the coding sequence ATGCCTAAGCACAACTTCAAACCTAAGAAGAAAGAAAAAAGTAGCGGTAACACCTTTGCAATAATCTTTCTAGTTGTCATAGTGGCTGCAGGAGGAGGAATCTTCTACATGACCGCGACGAAAAGTCATGCCGACACCGGCAATATGAATCTCCCAAGCTATGCCTATACAACAGATCAAGTCACACAAGCCTACGTGGCCTCTGCAAAAATGAGTGATTTGTTCCAGTACATGCCCTGCTACTGCGGCTGCGCGGCGATGGCCCACCCTGTTCCGCACAAGAACCTTCGCGACTGCTTCCATGACGAAAACGGCGTTTGGAACCAGCATGCAGCAGGATGCAGCACATGCGATGATATTGCGCTAATAGTGTGGAATGAGATAAACGGGGGCAAAACACCAATTGAGGTTCGAAACCTGATAGATAAGCAGTATTCGAACGGCAATTTCCCACCATCAACCCCCACCCCGATGCCACCCGCGTAG
- a CDS encoding aspartate ammonia-lyase, giving the protein MARRVEKDALGEVGIPAQAYYGITTQRVIQDFAISGLRLQPKFLDAYIILKRSCALANMRLGRLERSLGEAIVKAADEVLSGKLRDQFPVDVFQMGAGTAFNMNCNEVLANRANELLGSEKGKYVPVHPNDHVNMSQSTNDTFPTAMRLAILLTLRDLETELQALENSLKRKGSEFDNIVKSGRTHLQDAVPLTLGQEFTAYGVAVGKRRAELQRAGESCREIGIGGSAVGTGLNTPLGYQEEVVTELNRSTGLNLRSAEDLREAMQSQTAISEMSGALRDLALDLTRIANDLRLLSSGPKTGLAEVRLPPLAAGSSIMPGKVNPSMLEMLNMVCFQVIGNDATVSMTVQAGQLELNVMMPVMIFDVLFSMNIMTNAVHQTRIRCIDGIEASEDRCRHYAEATLGLATVLNPIIGYCKASEIVKRALKEGKTLIEVIQEEGVLSEEEISKIMNPVNMTKPGTPVKHRTEKSSKERRRKAERRRN; this is encoded by the coding sequence ATGGCTAGACGCGTGGAGAAGGATGCGTTAGGAGAGGTTGGCATCCCGGCTCAGGCGTATTATGGGATAACGACTCAGAGAGTCATCCAAGATTTCGCGATAAGCGGCCTCAGGCTTCAACCAAAGTTTCTCGACGCGTATATTATTCTGAAGAGGAGCTGCGCCTTAGCTAACATGAGGCTAGGCCGTCTTGAACGTAGCCTAGGCGAAGCGATAGTAAAGGCTGCAGATGAAGTTCTGAGCGGAAAGTTGAGAGATCAGTTCCCTGTTGATGTGTTCCAGATGGGCGCAGGGACTGCCTTCAACATGAACTGTAACGAGGTTCTTGCTAACAGGGCTAACGAGTTACTTGGATCCGAGAAAGGAAAGTATGTGCCTGTTCATCCGAACGATCATGTGAACATGAGCCAGTCAACTAACGACACCTTCCCCACGGCGATGAGGCTCGCGATCCTCCTGACCCTCAGAGATCTCGAGACTGAGTTGCAGGCTCTTGAAAATAGCTTGAAACGTAAAGGCAGCGAGTTCGACAACATCGTAAAGTCAGGCCGCACCCATCTTCAAGACGCGGTGCCTCTAACTTTAGGGCAGGAGTTCACCGCTTACGGCGTCGCGGTTGGGAAGCGTCGCGCCGAGCTTCAGAGAGCAGGCGAGTCTTGTAGAGAAATTGGAATCGGCGGTAGCGCAGTTGGGACAGGGTTGAACACACCGTTAGGCTATCAAGAGGAGGTGGTGACCGAGCTTAACAGATCTACAGGCTTGAACCTACGGTCGGCTGAAGATCTTAGGGAAGCGATGCAGAGCCAGACAGCCATATCTGAGATGTCAGGGGCGCTTAGAGATCTCGCGCTCGACCTAACCCGAATCGCCAACGATCTCAGGTTGTTATCCTCGGGGCCGAAGACCGGTTTAGCCGAGGTGCGTTTACCACCGCTTGCCGCAGGCTCCTCGATTATGCCGGGCAAAGTGAATCCTTCGATGCTTGAGATGCTGAACATGGTCTGCTTCCAGGTGATCGGGAATGATGCTACTGTTTCAATGACGGTTCAGGCGGGTCAGCTTGAGCTGAACGTCATGATGCCGGTGATGATATTTGACGTACTGTTCTCAATGAACATTATGACCAATGCAGTCCACCAGACTCGAATCCGCTGCATCGATGGAATAGAGGCTAGTGAAGACAGGTGTAGACATTATGCGGAGGCGACCTTAGGTTTAGCGACCGTCCTGAACCCGATTATAGGCTACTGCAAAGCATCAGAGATTGTGAAGCGGGCGCTCAAAGAGGGAAAGACTCTGATCGAAGTAATACAGGAGGAGGGAGTGCTTTCCGAAGAAGAAATTAGCAAAATCATGAATCCGGTGAACATGACGAAACCGGGGACACCCGTTAAACACAGGACAGAGAAGAGCAGCAAGGAAAGAAGAAGGAAAGCCGAGCGACGCAGAAATTAG
- a CDS encoding winged helix-turn-helix domain-containing protein, which produces MTRSTGSRLVQTTQAEDITGLGLHRMKSKSAVIRRSRIERYLDILRVVSRHGPIKQTHIMYKANLSWVELKKNLDHLMKLKMITEIDDSSGPLYAISETGLSTIYNYEKIEGVLTGDNIERSKPFAGF; this is translated from the coding sequence ATGACCCGGAGCACAGGCAGCAGGTTAGTTCAGACAACCCAGGCAGAGGACATCACTGGATTAGGCCTGCACAGAATGAAGAGCAAGAGCGCAGTCATCAGGAGATCTCGCATAGAGAGATACTTGGACATATTGCGGGTCGTTTCGAGACATGGCCCAATCAAGCAGACACACATCATGTACAAGGCAAACCTTTCATGGGTGGAGCTGAAGAAAAATCTTGATCACCTGATGAAACTGAAGATGATAACCGAGATTGATGACTCAAGCGGCCCCCTCTACGCCATCTCAGAAACTGGGCTATCAACAATATACAATTACGAGAAGATAGAGGGTGTACTGACCGGTGACAACATCGAGCGGTCTAAACCCTTCGCCGGCTTTTAA